From the Ascochyta rabiei chromosome 14, complete sequence genome, one window contains:
- a CDS encoding P-type Ca(2+) transporter — MENAYTRTPEEALQHFQVTEEKGLSEQQVKSLREKHGKNALPEEPPTPIWELILEQFKDQLVIILLGSAAVSFVLALFEQEEGWTAFVDPAVILTILILNSVVGVSQETSAEKAIAALQEYSANEAKVVRDGAIKRVKADDLVPGDVISVAIGDRIPADCRILSISSNSFNIDQSILTGESESVNKDIRVVKDQNAVKQDQINMLFSGTTVVTGHANALVVLTGANTAIGDIHDSITSQISQPTPLKEKLNDFGDQLAKVITAICILVWLINIRNFNDPSHGSFAKGAIYYLKIAVSLGVAAIPEGLAVVITTCLALGTRKMAARNAVVRSLPSVETLGSCSVICSDKTGTLTTNQMSVNKLVFINEAGNGLDEFDVEGTSFAPEGQISFNGQPVENLAASSATVRQICEVSALCNDASLAYDSKNGTYGIVGEPTEGALRVLAEKVGTPDARLNLSKTSISPEGRLHFSSKYYEQHASRQATYEFSRDRKSMSVLVGNSQSGGQKLLVKGAPESILARCTSALVGKDGKKVQLNNQLANLIQQEIVDYGNRGLRVIAIASVDDVSNNPLLSKAKTTKEYAQLEQNMTLIGLVGMLDPPRPEVRASIAKCRSAGIRVVVITGDNQNTAEAICRQIGVFGQNENLTGKSYTGRQFDDLSEAEQMEAAKHASLFSRTEPTHKSKLVDLLQKAGEVVAMTGDGVNDAPALKKADIGVAMGSGTDVAKLAADMVLVDDNFATIEGAVEEGRSIYNNTQQFIRYLISSNIGEVVSIFLTAAAGMPEALIPVQLLWVNLVTDGLPATALSFNPPDHDVMKRQPRKRDEALISGWLFFRYMVIGTYVGAATVGGYAWWFMFNQEGPQISFHQLSHFHRCSSQFPEIGCEMFSNSSAQAASTVSLSILVAIEMLNAMNALSSSESLLTLPLWKNMMLVYAICLSMALHFALLYIPFLQGLFSVIPLNWNEWKAVLYISLPIIPLDEGLKYLERKFFLQTTQVDEDAPNGRPKKE; from the exons ATGGAGAACGCATATACAAGAACGCCCGAGGAGGCGCTCCAGCATTTCCAGGTCACGGAAGAGAAGGGTCTTTCAGAGCAGCAGGTGAAGAGCCTGCGAGAGAAGCATGGCAAGAACG CCCTGCCCGAGGAACCACCTACACCCATCTGGGAGCTCATTCTTGAGCAGTTCAAGGACCAACTGGTCATAATCCTACTCGGTTCCGCAGCGGTATCCTTTGTGCTTGCACTTTTCGAGCAAGAGGAGGGCTGGACAGCATTCGTAGACCCGGCAGTT ATTCTTACAATCCTCATCCTGAACTCCGTCGTTGGTGTGTCGCAAGAAACGAGCGCTGAAAAGGCCATCGCTGCGCTCCAAGAATACTCGGCAAATGAAGCAAAGGTCGTTCGTGACGGAGCAATCAAGCGCGTCAAGGCTGACGACTTGGTTCCTGGAGATGTCATCTCTGTGGCAATCGGTGACAGGATCCCCGCGGATTGCAGGATACTGTCCATCTCGAGCAACAGCTTCAACATTGACCAGTCCATCCTGACAGGTGAGAGCGAGAGTGTGAACAAGGACATCCGCGTTGTTAAGGATCAGAACGCGGTCAAGCAGGATCAGATCAACATGCTGTTCTCCGGGACAACTGTCGTCACTGGGCACGCAAACGCGCTGGTAGTTCTGACCGGCGCGAACACGGCCATTGGAGACATCCACGACAGCATCACTTCTCAGATTTCACAGCCCACCCCTCTTAAGGAGAAGCTCAACGACTTTGGTGATCAGCTCGCCAAGGTCATCACGGCTATCTGTATCCTCGTCTGGCTCATCAACATCCGCAACTTCAACGACCCGTCCCACGGAAGCTTTGCCAAGGGTGCCATCTACTACCTCAAGATCGCGGTTTCCTTGGGTGTGGCTGCCATTCCTGAAGGTCTTGCCGTCGTCATCACAACTTGTCTGGCCCTGGGTACACGCAAAATGGCCGCCAGGAACGCTGTCGTTCGTAGTCTTCCGTCTGTCGAGACACTGGGAAGCTGCAGTGTCATCTGCTCGGACAAGACTGGTACCTTGACCACTAACCAGATGAGCGTCAACAAGCTTGTCTTCATCAATGAGGCTGGCAATGGGCTCGATGAGTTCGATGTCGAGGGGACCAGCTTCGCTCCCGAGGGTCAGATTTCTTTCAACGGCCAGCCTGTTGAGAATCTCGCTGCGTCTTCCGCTACTGTTCGCCAGATTTGCGAGGTTTCTGCACTTTGCAACGACGCTTCTTTGGCCTACGACTCCAAGAACGGCACCTATGGTATCGTCGGTGAGCCTACTGAGGGCGCTCTTCGCGTCTTGGCCGAGAAGGTCGGTACCCCTGACGCAAGGCTCAACTTGAGCAAGACCAGCATCTCGCCCGAAGGCCGTCTTCACTTCTCTAGCAAGTACTACGAACAGCACGCCTCCCGACAAGCTACCTACGAGTTCTCGCGCGATCGCAAGAGTATGTCTGTCTTGGTCGGCAACAGTCAAAGCGGAGGTCAGAAGCTTTTGGTCAAGGGCGCTCCGGAATCCATTCTCGCCCGCTGCACATCAGCCCTCGTTGGCAAGGACGGAAAGAAGGTCCAGTTGAACAACCAGTTGGCTAACCTGATTCAACAAGAGATTGTCGACTACGGTAACCGCGGTCTACGTGTCATCGCCATCGCCTCGGTTGACGACGTCTCCAACAACCCTCTTCTGTCCAAGGCCAAGACCACCAAAGAGTACGCTCAACTCGAACAGAACATGACTCTGATTGGTCTCGTTGGCATGCTGGACCCTCCTCGCCCTGAAGTTCGCGCCTCGATTGCGAAGTGCCGCTCCGCTGGTATCCGCGTAGTTGTCATCACCGGTGACAATCAGAACACTGCTGAAGCTATCTGCCGACAAATTGGTGTGTTTGGTCAGAATGAGAACCTCACTGGCAAGAGCTACACTGGGCGTCAATTCGATGACTTGAGCGAGGCAGAGCAGATGGAGGCCGCGAAGCACGCTTCGCTCTTCTCCCGTACCGAGCCAACCCACAAGTCCAAGCTGGTCGATCTCCTCCAGAAGGCTGGTGAGGTCGTCGCCATGACTGGTGACGGTGTCAACGATGCACCAGCGCTGAAGAAGGCCGATATTGGTGTCGCAATGGGCTCCGGTACTGACGTCGCCAAGCTCGCCGCCGACATGGTCCTTGTTGACGACAACTTCGCCACGATTGAGGGTGCCGTTGAGGAGGGTCGCTCCATCTACAACAACACTCAGCAGTTCATCCGCTACCTCATATCTTCTAACATCGGCGAGGTCGTCTCCATCTTCCTCACTGCCGCTGCAGGCATGCCTGAGGCTCTTATCCCCGTTCAGCTCCTTTGGGTTAACCTTGTCACCGATGGTCTCCCCGCAACAGCACTCTCGTTCAATCCTCCTGATCACGACGTCATGAAGCGCCAGCCCCGCAAGCGCGACGAAGCCCTCATTAGCGGCTGGTTGTTCTTCCGTTACATGGTCATCGGAACCTATGTCGGCGCAGCAACCGTTGGTGGTTACGCGTGGTGGTTCATGTTCAACCAAGAGGGTCCCCAAATCTCTTTCCACCAGCTCAGCCACTTCCACCGTTGCTCTTCCCAGTTCCCCGAGATCGGCTGCGAGATGTTCTCGAACTCGTCTGCACAGGCCGCTTCCACCGTCTCACTGTCCATTCTTGTCGCCATCGAGATGCTCAACGCCATGAACGCACTCAGCTCCTCGGAGTCTCTGCTGACCTTACCGCTCTGGAAGAACATGATGCTCGTCTACGCTATCTGCCTGTCCATGGCTCTGCACTTTGCGCTCCTCTACATACCTTTCTTGCAGGGTTTGTTCAGCGTCATCCCGCTTAACTGGAACGAGTGGAAGGCTGTGCTTTATATTAGTCTACCCATCATCCCACTCGACGAGGGTCTCAAGTACCTCGAGCGTAAGTTCTTCCTTCAGACGACACAGGTCGATGAAGATGCGCCGAACGGACGACCCaagaaagagtag